From a single Sphingosinicellaceae bacterium genomic region:
- a CDS encoding DUF1013 domain-containing protein, protein MPHATAAWLVDNTALTFQQIAEFCGMHILEVQAIADDTAATKLTGRNPISSGELTQAEIDRVSKDGNARLVLEKQPEQTRRTKGPRYTPVSKRQDKPDGIAWIVRNHPEITDNQISKLIGTTKDTIAKIRDKSHWNIANITPKDPVTLGLTTQRDMDSLVALAAKKAGIDLSPDLGKLEDDRSAMIDQLNAERVQAAYIAEHGPVPTEVGSAQEQGDALFRR, encoded by the coding sequence ATGCCGCACGCGACCGCCGCCTGGCTGGTCGACAACACCGCGCTGACTTTCCAGCAGATCGCCGAGTTCTGCGGCATGCACATCCTCGAGGTCCAGGCGATCGCCGACGACACCGCGGCGACCAAGCTGACCGGCCGCAACCCGATCAGCAGCGGCGAGCTGACCCAGGCCGAGATCGACCGCGTCTCCAAGGACGGCAACGCCCGACTGGTGCTCGAGAAGCAGCCCGAGCAGACCCGCCGCACCAAGGGCCCGCGCTACACGCCCGTAAGCAAGCGCCAGGACAAGCCCGACGGCATCGCCTGGATCGTCCGCAACCACCCGGAAATCACCGACAACCAGATCAGCAAGCTGATCGGCACGACCAAGGACACGATCGCGAAAATCCGCGACAAGAGCCACTGGAACATCGCCAACATCACGCCGAAGGACCCCGTCACGCTCGGCCTGACGACCCAGCGCGACATGGACTCGCTGGTCGCGCTCGCCGCCAAGAAGGCCGGCATCGACCTCAGCCCCGACCTCGGCAAGCTCGAGGACGACCGCAGCGCCATGATCGACCAGCTCAATGCCGAGCGCGTCCAGGCGGCTTATATCGCCGAGCATGGGCCGGTGCCGACGGAAGTTGGCTCGGCTCAGGAGCAGGGTGACGCGCTGTTCCGGCGCTGA
- the kynU gene encoding kynureninase: protein MLTREDALLYDADDGLAFARARFSLPPGVIYLDGNSLGALPRRTAARVADTVTKEWGEGLIRSWNDADWINAPAKLGARIARLVGAEAEEVIVTDSVSINVFKLAAAALALRPGRRVIVTEAGNFPTDLYMLQGLSRLTGAELRVVPTAGIAAALDDSVALLLLTHTHYRTGAVLDMAGLTAAAHAAGALACWDLSHSAGALALDLNGADADMAVGCGYKYLNGGPGAPAFASVAARHHAELEQPLTGWFGHAAPFDFVDDYRPGAGMQRLLVGTPSVIGMAALASGLATFDGVDIVAAAAKSRALGDLFLDLAAESCPQLTVACPRDHRGAQVSLSHPDAYPIMQALIARGVIGDFRAPDVLRFGFPALYVRFVDVWDAVAILADVMEHEDWRAPAHQQRRAVT, encoded by the coding sequence ATGTTGACCCGCGAAGACGCCCTTTTGTACGATGCCGACGACGGCCTCGCCTTTGCTCGCGCTCGCTTCTCCTTGCCGCCGGGCGTGATCTACCTCGATGGCAATTCGCTCGGTGCGCTGCCCCGGCGGACGGCAGCGCGGGTGGCCGACACCGTGACCAAGGAGTGGGGCGAGGGGCTGATCCGCAGCTGGAACGATGCTGACTGGATCAACGCTCCGGCCAAGCTTGGCGCGCGGATCGCACGGCTGGTCGGGGCCGAGGCGGAAGAGGTGATCGTCACCGACTCGGTCTCGATCAACGTTTTCAAGCTCGCAGCGGCGGCGCTGGCGTTGCGGCCCGGGCGGCGCGTTATCGTTACCGAGGCGGGCAACTTCCCGACCGACCTGTACATGCTGCAGGGGCTGAGCCGCCTGACCGGAGCGGAACTGCGGGTGGTGCCAACTGCCGGCATCGCGGCCGCGCTCGACGACAGTGTCGCACTGCTGCTCCTGACCCACACACACTACCGGACCGGCGCGGTGCTCGACATGGCGGGCCTGACCGCGGCGGCGCATGCGGCGGGAGCGCTCGCCTGTTGGGACCTCAGCCATTCGGCGGGCGCGCTCGCGCTCGACCTGAACGGCGCGGATGCCGACATGGCGGTCGGGTGCGGCTACAAATACCTGAACGGCGGGCCCGGGGCACCGGCGTTCGCCTCCGTTGCGGCACGCCATCATGCCGAGCTTGAGCAGCCGCTGACCGGGTGGTTCGGCCACGCCGCGCCGTTCGACTTCGTCGACGACTACCGCCCGGGGGCGGGCATGCAGCGCCTGCTCGTGGGTACACCGTCGGTTATCGGAATGGCGGCGCTGGCGAGCGGGCTGGCGACCTTCGACGGGGTAGACATCGTAGCGGCAGCGGCCAAGTCGCGCGCGCTCGGCGACCTGTTCCTCGACCTCGCCGCCGAGAGCTGCCCGCAGCTGACGGTCGCCTGCCCCCGCGACCACCGCGGCGCGCAGGTCAGCCTGTCGCACCCGGACGCCTACCCGATCATGCAGGCGCTGATCGCCCGCGGCGTCATCGGCGACTTCCGCGCGCCGGACGTGCTGCGCTTCGGCTTTCCGGCGCTGTACGTGCGCTTCGTCGATGTCTGGGACGCGGTCGCCATCCTCGCCGACGTGATGGAACACGAGGACTGGCGCGCGCCTGCACATCAACAACGGCGCGCGGTGACGTAA
- a CDS encoding NAD(P)H-quinone oxidoreductase: MTDITASMTAIDPATPGGPEVLVPVSRPVPEPRDGEVLIRVVAAGVNRPDVLQRQGHYPMPPGAPSIPGLEVAGEVLVGSGRWNAGDKVCALLAGGGYAEFCVAPAGQCLPIPAGLDLEDAAGLPETYFTVWSNLFDRGAAKAGETVLVHGGTSGIGVTAILLAKARGLTVIVTAGSASKCAAALGIGADYAIDYKAQDFVAEVKRITGGKGVDVVLDMVGGDYIPRNLACLAEDGRHVSIAFQRGPVAEVSFMDLMRKRLTLSGSMLRPRPVAFKAAIAEALEREVWPLFATGQLKAVTDRVYPLAQAADAHRRMEAGDHFGKILLAAG, encoded by the coding sequence ATGACAGACATCACCGCCAGCATGACCGCCATCGATCCAGCCACTCCCGGCGGCCCGGAAGTGCTGGTGCCGGTATCGCGCCCCGTCCCCGAGCCGCGCGACGGCGAGGTGCTGATCCGCGTCGTCGCGGCCGGCGTGAACCGCCCCGACGTGCTCCAGCGCCAGGGCCACTACCCGATGCCGCCGGGCGCGCCGTCGATCCCGGGGCTGGAGGTCGCAGGCGAAGTGCTCGTCGGCTCCGGGCGCTGGAACGCGGGCGACAAGGTCTGCGCCCTGCTCGCGGGCGGCGGCTATGCCGAGTTCTGCGTCGCCCCCGCCGGCCAGTGTCTGCCGATCCCCGCCGGCCTCGACCTCGAGGACGCGGCCGGGCTGCCCGAGACCTATTTCACCGTCTGGTCCAACCTGTTCGACCGCGGCGCCGCCAAGGCGGGCGAGACCGTGCTCGTCCACGGCGGCACCTCGGGCATCGGCGTCACCGCGATCCTGCTGGCCAAGGCCCGCGGGCTGACGGTCATCGTCACCGCCGGCAGCGCCTCCAAGTGCGCGGCGGCGCTCGGCATCGGCGCCGACTACGCCATCGACTACAAGGCGCAGGACTTCGTCGCGGAGGTCAAGCGGATCACCGGCGGCAAGGGCGTCGACGTCGTCCTCGACATGGTCGGCGGCGACTATATCCCGCGCAACCTCGCCTGCCTCGCCGAGGACGGCCGCCACGTCTCGATCGCCTTCCAGCGCGGCCCGGTCGCGGAGGTCAGCTTCATGGACCTGATGCGCAAGCGCCTGACGCTGAGCGGCTCGATGCTCCGCCCCCGTCCTGTGGCGTTCAAGGCGGCGATCGCCGAGGCGCTCGAGCGCGAGGTCTGGCCGCTGTTCGCGACCGGCCAATTGAAGGCCGTTACCGACCGGGTGTATCCGCTGGCGCAGGCCGCGGACGCGCACCGCCGCATGGAGGCGGGCGACCATTTCGGCAAGATACTGCTGGCCGCGGGCTAG
- a CDS encoding DUF1192 domain-containing protein, which translates to MDMDDILPPPRKDSVLAQLVAEDLDRLSVSELDTRIATLEAEAARTRAKRDGATKFRSAADDLFKR; encoded by the coding sequence ATGGACATGGACGACATCCTGCCGCCGCCGAGGAAGGACTCGGTGCTGGCCCAGCTGGTCGCGGAGGACCTCGACCGCCTGTCGGTGAGCGAGCTCGACACCCGTATCGCGACGCTTGAGGCGGAGGCGGCGCGGACCCGGGCGAAGCGCGACGGGGCGACCAAGTTCCGCAGCGCCGCCGACGACCTGTTCAAGCGCTAG
- a CDS encoding aminotransferase class IV — MAGSQDFAADPRNERLLIYLNGRIVTHSEAFVSVFDAGFVLGDGIWEGLRLHRGRLLFLQAHLDRLFWGAGQIGLDIGMDRPGVTAALQAILDANAMTDGAHLRLMITRGEKAAANQDPRNALGRPTVVILAEYKQPAPALRTRGLSLHTAGIRCTPATMFDMRINSHSRLPLILALNEAIGAGADEALMLDPEGNISSCNATNFFWVVGGELRTSTGTCCFNGVTRANVIALAEANALPFQRGDFAPDDLLGADEAFVTGTFGGITPVRSIDGRALPAALPGAVTTRMIALYEALKDA, encoded by the coding sequence GTGGCCGGCAGCCAGGATTTCGCTGCAGATCCGCGCAACGAGCGGCTGCTGATCTACCTGAATGGTCGGATTGTTACGCATAGCGAGGCTTTTGTGTCGGTTTTCGACGCGGGTTTCGTGCTCGGGGACGGCATCTGGGAGGGGCTACGGCTGCACCGGGGCCGGCTGCTATTCCTACAGGCGCACCTCGACCGGCTGTTCTGGGGGGCCGGGCAGATCGGCCTCGACATCGGCATGGACCGGCCCGGAGTGACCGCGGCGCTGCAGGCGATCCTCGACGCCAACGCCATGACCGACGGCGCTCACCTGCGCCTGATGATCACCCGCGGCGAGAAAGCCGCGGCGAACCAGGACCCGCGCAATGCGCTCGGGCGGCCGACGGTGGTCATCCTCGCCGAGTACAAGCAGCCCGCGCCCGCGCTCCGGACCCGCGGCCTCAGCCTCCACACCGCCGGCATCCGCTGTACGCCCGCCACGATGTTCGACATGCGGATCAACTCGCACAGCCGCCTGCCGCTGATCCTCGCGTTGAATGAGGCGATCGGGGCGGGAGCGGACGAGGCGTTGATGCTGGATCCGGAGGGCAATATCTCGAGCTGCAACGCGACCAACTTCTTCTGGGTCGTCGGTGGCGAGTTGCGCACGTCGACCGGCACGTGCTGCTTCAACGGCGTGACGCGCGCCAACGTCATCGCGCTGGCAGAGGCCAACGCCCTGCCCTTCCAGCGCGGCGACTTCGCGCCCGACGACCTGCTCGGCGCCGACGAAGCCTTCGTCACCGGAACCTTCGGCGGCATCACCCCGGTCCGCAGCATCGACGGCCGCGCCCTGCCCGCCGCCCTCCCCGGCGCGGTCACGACCCGGATGATCGCGCTTTACGAAGCCCTGAAGGACGCATGA
- a CDS encoding sulfotransferase, with protein MTIRIAMWSGPRNLSTALMRSFGARADTVVSDEPFYGAYLKATGDDQPMKEAVIAAMDCDWHNVARTLSGAAPGPAPSDATVWYQKHMAHHMEGPIGPADLTGQVHAFLIRDPARVVASYAAKRVSVNAGHLGLARQRAYFDREADRLGHAPPVVDAADILGDPAGVLAKLCAALGIGWDPAMLAWEPGRRATDGVWASHWYGAVEASTGFGQPDRSKVVVPAEALPVVAECLPHYEYLSGFRLSA; from the coding sequence ATGACGATCCGGATCGCGATGTGGTCGGGGCCGCGCAACCTGTCGACCGCGCTGATGCGGAGCTTCGGCGCGCGCGCCGATACCGTGGTCAGCGACGAACCCTTCTACGGCGCCTACCTGAAAGCGACCGGCGACGACCAGCCGATGAAGGAGGCGGTTATCGCCGCGATGGACTGCGATTGGCACAATGTCGCCCGCACCCTGTCCGGCGCGGCCCCCGGCCCAGCGCCCAGCGACGCCACGGTCTGGTACCAGAAGCACATGGCGCACCACATGGAAGGACCGATCGGACCCGCCGACCTGACCGGCCAAGTCCATGCTTTCCTGATCCGCGACCCTGCGCGGGTCGTCGCGAGCTATGCCGCCAAGCGCGTCAGCGTGAACGCCGGCCACCTCGGCCTCGCCCGCCAGCGCGCCTATTTCGACCGCGAGGCGGACCGGCTCGGGCACGCGCCGCCGGTGGTCGATGCGGCGGATATCCTCGGCGATCCGGCGGGGGTGCTGGCGAAGCTGTGCGCGGCGCTCGGGATCGGCTGGGACCCGGCAATGCTGGCGTGGGAGCCGGGGCGGCGGGCGACCGACGGGGTCTGGGCGAGCCACTGGTACGGGGCGGTCGAGGCTTCGACGGGGTTCGGGCAACCGGATCGGAGCAAGGTCGTTGTGCCAGCCGAGGCGCTGCCCGTGGTGGCCGAGTGCCTGCCGCATTACGAGTATCTATCGGGGTTTCGGCTGAGCGCCTAA
- a CDS encoding dienelactone hydrolase family protein, whose protein sequence is MPDEHVIIRTRDGDCPTHVMTPAGDGPWPAVVFYMDAGGVRPGVLDMAQRLADAGYVVLLPDLFYRYGPYGPLVPAEVFAGDVRAILGPLVATTGNDKAAEDTGDLLAYLDTRGDVAGRKLGALGFCMGGGMALAAAGTYPDRFAAVASFHGGNLATDAPTSPHRLAPKLAAEVYVGVAENDDSYPPEMAKRLEAALAKAGVHHCTETYAAAHGWMMPDFPVYDHDASERGWDRMLALFDRTLHPGR, encoded by the coding sequence ATGCCCGACGAACACGTCATTATACGGACCCGCGACGGCGATTGCCCGACGCACGTCATGACCCCGGCCGGCGACGGGCCGTGGCCGGCCGTGGTATTCTATATGGACGCCGGCGGGGTCCGACCAGGCGTGCTCGACATGGCACAGCGGCTCGCGGACGCCGGTTATGTCGTGCTGCTGCCGGACCTGTTCTACCGTTATGGTCCCTATGGCCCGCTCGTGCCGGCGGAGGTATTCGCCGGCGATGTCCGCGCCATTCTCGGTCCATTGGTAGCGACGACCGGCAACGACAAGGCGGCCGAGGACACCGGGGACCTGCTCGCCTATCTCGACACGCGCGGCGACGTCGCGGGCCGCAAGCTTGGCGCGCTGGGCTTCTGCATGGGCGGCGGAATGGCGCTGGCGGCGGCCGGGACCTACCCCGACCGCTTCGCTGCAGTCGCCAGCTTTCATGGCGGAAATCTCGCGACCGACGCTCCGACCAGCCCGCACCGGCTCGCGCCGAAGCTGGCGGCCGAGGTCTATGTGGGCGTCGCGGAGAACGACGACAGCTACCCGCCCGAGATGGCGAAGCGCCTCGAGGCGGCGCTAGCCAAAGCCGGCGTGCACCATTGCACCGAAACCTACGCCGCCGCGCATGGCTGGATGATGCCGGATTTCCCCGTGTACGACCACGACGCTTCCGAACGCGGCTGGGACCGGATGCTCGCGCTCTTCGACCGGACACTGCACCCCGGCCGGTAA
- a CDS encoding acyl-CoA/acyl-ACP dehydrogenase → MNFDFSDDAKALREQARRFLDERAGSKVARAQMTSDAPYDTMLWNAVVELGWTAARVPEALGGIGLGGDEACVLAEEIGRALAPVPFMATLLATEALLLAGTDAQKAKWLTGFAAGALIGCTGWGEGTALSPAAATAKVTGDRITGVKTPIADLNGADVAIISATGPDGVQLYLIDLTSPGVVRETEDTIDLVRRHGRLTLTNAPAEPLGTPQDYHDWLDRAAVLTAFEALGTAAAAMEMTVAYAKDRTAFGQKIGRYQGVKHKCADMYIKVELARAHALHGAWAMQANDGSGAAELRQAASAARVSSLDALSYCAEENVQLHGGIGFTWESDCQFYYRRNRAIVASLGSRNWWADRLVRALERRNAAAA, encoded by the coding sequence TTGAATTTCGATTTTTCCGACGATGCGAAGGCGTTGCGCGAACAGGCGCGGCGCTTCCTCGACGAGCGCGCCGGGTCAAAGGTGGCGCGGGCTCAGATGACGTCGGATGCCCCCTATGACACAATGCTGTGGAACGCGGTGGTCGAGCTCGGCTGGACCGCGGCGCGCGTCCCCGAGGCGCTCGGCGGCATCGGGCTCGGCGGCGACGAGGCGTGCGTACTGGCCGAGGAGATCGGCCGGGCGCTCGCGCCGGTGCCGTTCATGGCGACGCTGCTGGCGACAGAGGCGCTGCTGCTCGCCGGCACCGACGCGCAGAAGGCGAAGTGGCTGACGGGGTTCGCCGCGGGCGCGCTGATCGGCTGCACCGGCTGGGGCGAGGGCACCGCGCTGAGCCCCGCCGCAGCCACGGCAAAGGTCACCGGCGACCGCATTACCGGCGTGAAAACTCCGATCGCCGACCTGAACGGTGCCGACGTCGCGATCATCTCGGCAACCGGTCCCGACGGCGTCCAGCTGTACCTGATCGACCTGACCAGCCCCGGTGTCGTCCGCGAGACCGAGGATACAATCGACCTCGTCCGCCGCCACGGCCGGCTGACCCTGACCAACGCGCCCGCCGAGCCGCTGGGAACACCGCAGGATTATCACGACTGGCTCGACCGGGCGGCGGTACTGACCGCGTTCGAGGCGCTCGGCACGGCAGCGGCGGCGATGGAGATGACCGTCGCCTACGCCAAGGACCGCACCGCGTTCGGCCAGAAGATCGGGCGTTATCAAGGCGTCAAGCACAAGTGTGCGGACATGTACATCAAGGTCGAGCTGGCCCGCGCCCACGCCCTCCACGGCGCCTGGGCGATGCAGGCCAACGACGGCAGCGGCGCCGCGGAGCTGCGGCAGGCGGCGTCGGCAGCCCGGGTCTCGAGCCTCGATGCGCTCAGCTACTGCGCCGAGGAGAACGTCCAGCTGCACGGCGGCATCGGCTTCACCTGGGAGAGCGACTGCCAGTTCTACTACCGCCGCAACCGCGCCATCGTCGCGTCGTTGGGATCGCGGAACTGGTGGGCGGACCGGCTGGTTCGCGCGCTCGAACGGCGCAACGCGGCGGCGGCTTGA
- a CDS encoding acyl-CoA dehydrogenase family protein, translating to MDFNDTPAEAAYRTQVRDWLDANIGEYRDLPPTPWDRDAFVKHSRAWQKTKHAAGYTGITWPKSMGGQGQGPMNQIVYNQEESRFHAPTGLFSIGLGMCIPTVFTHGSADVVERYVAKALEGEEVWCQLFSEPVAGSDLAGIRTKAVKDGDEWVIDGQKVWTTNAHLSDFGIIVCRTDPSKPKHKGLTMFIVDMHAPGVEARPLKQMSGGSDFNEVFFTGVRVPDTHRLGAEGDGWKVALTTLMNERLAVGGKPRHAPGYQTLLDMAKRVETEAGTAIDASDVRQRIAATYIADEGIKLTQMRALSALSKGETPGPESSISKVVVAKTMQEMAAFALDLQESAGFITGGTDPEVERLQGSYMWSAGLRIAGGTDEILRNIIAERVLGLPGDLRPDKDLPFNASVAA from the coding sequence ATGGACTTCAACGACACCCCCGCCGAGGCCGCGTACCGCACCCAGGTCCGCGACTGGCTAGACGCCAACATCGGCGAGTACCGCGACCTCCCCCCGACGCCGTGGGACCGCGACGCCTTCGTCAAGCACTCGCGCGCCTGGCAGAAGACCAAGCACGCCGCCGGCTATACCGGCATCACCTGGCCGAAATCGATGGGCGGACAGGGCCAGGGTCCGATGAACCAGATCGTCTACAACCAGGAGGAGAGCCGCTTCCACGCGCCGACCGGGTTGTTCTCGATCGGGCTCGGCATGTGCATCCCGACGGTCTTCACCCACGGCAGCGCCGATGTCGTCGAGCGCTACGTCGCCAAGGCGCTCGAGGGCGAGGAGGTCTGGTGCCAGCTGTTCTCGGAGCCGGTCGCGGGGTCCGACCTCGCGGGCATCCGCACCAAGGCGGTCAAGGACGGCGACGAGTGGGTGATCGACGGCCAGAAGGTCTGGACCACCAACGCGCATCTGTCGGACTTCGGCATCATCGTCTGCCGTACCGACCCGTCTAAGCCCAAGCACAAAGGCCTGACGATGTTCATCGTCGACATGCACGCGCCCGGCGTCGAGGCGCGGCCACTGAAGCAGATGTCGGGCGGCAGCGATTTCAACGAGGTGTTCTTCACCGGCGTCCGGGTCCCCGACACGCACCGGTTGGGGGCCGAGGGCGACGGCTGGAAGGTCGCGCTGACGACGCTGATGAACGAGCGTCTCGCGGTCGGCGGCAAGCCCCGCCACGCGCCGGGCTACCAGACCCTGCTCGACATGGCCAAGCGCGTCGAGACCGAGGCCGGCACCGCGATCGACGCCTCGGACGTTCGCCAGCGCATCGCGGCGACGTACATTGCCGACGAGGGCATCAAGCTGACCCAGATGCGGGCGCTGTCGGCGCTGTCGAAGGGCGAGACGCCGGGGCCGGAGTCGTCGATCTCCAAGGTCGTCGTCGCCAAGACCATGCAGGAAATGGCGGCCTTCGCGCTCGACCTGCAGGAGAGCGCGGGCTTCATCACCGGCGGCACCGACCCCGAGGTCGAGCGGCTGCAGGGCAGCTACATGTGGTCCGCGGGCCTCCGTATCGCGGGCGGCACCGACGAGATCCTGCGCAACATCATCGCCGAGCGCGTCCTCGGTCTGCCCGGCGACCTCCGCCCCGACAAGGACCTGCCGTTCAACGCCAGCGTTGCCGCCTAG
- the clpA gene encoding ATP-dependent Clp protease ATP-binding subunit ClpA: MPSFTRELEHSLHNALAEASRRHHEYATLEHLLLALTADAHASAVMKACTVDVDDLAAKVTTYLDTELGALKADASVEPSPTAGFQRVVQRAILHVQSSGREEVTGANVLVALFSERESHAVFFLQQQDMTRLDAVSFISHGIAKTGPGETRQIKGAASSDKEEPEAKEPAGKSGGKAESALKQFTVNLNEKAKKGKVDPLIGRHAEVDRTIQILCRRSKNNPLYVGDPGVGKTAIAEGLARKIVEGSVPDVLKPAVIYSLDMGALLAGTRYRGDFEERLKNVVTELEKLPHAVLFIDEIHTVIGAGATSGGAMDASNLLKPALSSGAIRCIGSTTYKEFRNHFEKDRALLRRFQKIDVNEPSVEDSIKILMGLRSSYELHHHLKYTPEAIKAAVELSARYINDRKLPDKAIDVIDETGASQMLLPENRRKKVIGVKEVEAVIATMARIPPKSVSTDDTKALATLESDLKRVVFGQDKAIERVASAIKLSRAGLREPNKPIGSYLFSGPTGVGKTEVARQLASILGIPLTRFDMSEYMERHSVSRLIGAPPGYVGFDQGGLLTDAVDQNPHGVLLLDEIEKAHPDLFNILLQVMDNGKLTDHHGKTVDFRNSILIMTTNAGAADMAREGVGFGSVERSGEDEEAIKRMFTPEFRNRLDATIAFDYLPPAVVSRVIDKFILQLELQLQERDVHIAVADDAKAWLIERGYDRLYGARPLGRLIQEKIKQPLAEELLFGKLVHGGEVRVHAKDDGLGFEIVPGVAKLKKGRKVKGVIPVAPAADDASPASDEPLVEV, translated from the coding sequence ATGCCCTCGTTCACGCGTGAACTCGAACATAGCCTGCACAACGCGCTCGCCGAAGCGAGCCGGAGGCATCACGAATACGCCACGCTCGAGCATCTGCTGCTCGCGCTGACCGCCGACGCGCATGCGTCCGCGGTGATGAAGGCGTGCACCGTCGACGTCGACGACCTCGCCGCCAAGGTCACCACCTACCTCGACACCGAACTTGGCGCCCTGAAGGCCGATGCCAGCGTCGAGCCGTCGCCGACCGCCGGTTTCCAGCGCGTCGTCCAGCGCGCCATCCTCCACGTCCAGTCGTCGGGCCGCGAGGAAGTCACCGGCGCCAACGTCCTCGTCGCCTTGTTCTCGGAGCGGGAGAGCCACGCGGTGTTCTTCCTGCAGCAGCAGGACATGACGCGTCTCGATGCGGTCAGCTTCATCAGCCATGGCATCGCCAAGACCGGCCCCGGCGAGACCCGCCAGATCAAGGGTGCGGCGTCGTCGGACAAGGAAGAGCCTGAGGCGAAGGAGCCTGCGGGCAAGTCCGGCGGCAAGGCCGAGAGCGCGCTCAAGCAGTTCACGGTCAACCTCAACGAGAAGGCCAAGAAGGGCAAGGTCGACCCGCTGATCGGCCGCCATGCCGAGGTCGACCGGACCATCCAGATCCTGTGCCGCCGGTCGAAGAACAACCCGCTGTACGTCGGTGACCCCGGCGTCGGGAAAACCGCGATCGCGGAAGGCCTGGCGCGCAAGATCGTCGAGGGCTCGGTCCCCGACGTGCTCAAGCCCGCCGTGATCTACTCGCTCGACATGGGCGCGCTGCTGGCCGGCACGCGGTACCGCGGCGACTTCGAGGAGCGGCTGAAGAACGTCGTCACCGAGCTCGAGAAGCTGCCGCATGCGGTGCTGTTCATCGACGAAATCCACACCGTCATCGGTGCGGGTGCGACGTCGGGCGGCGCGATGGATGCGTCGAACCTGCTCAAGCCGGCGCTGTCGTCGGGCGCGATCCGCTGCATCGGCTCGACGACCTACAAGGAGTTCCGCAACCACTTCGAGAAGGACCGCGCGCTGCTGCGGCGCTTCCAGAAGATCGACGTCAACGAGCCTTCGGTCGAGGATTCGATCAAGATCCTGATGGGCCTGCGGTCGAGCTACGAACTCCACCACCACCTCAAGTACACGCCCGAGGCGATCAAGGCGGCGGTCGAGCTGTCGGCGCGGTACATCAACGACCGCAAGCTGCCGGACAAGGCGATCGACGTGATCGACGAGACCGGTGCGTCGCAGATGCTGCTGCCCGAGAACCGTCGCAAGAAGGTGATCGGCGTCAAGGAAGTCGAGGCGGTGATCGCTACCATGGCGCGCATTCCGCCGAAGTCGGTGTCGACCGACGACACCAAGGCATTGGCAACGCTCGAGAGCGATCTCAAGCGCGTGGTGTTCGGGCAGGACAAGGCCATCGAGCGCGTCGCCTCGGCGATCAAGCTCAGCCGCGCCGGCCTGCGCGAGCCGAACAAGCCGATCGGCAGTTACCTGTTCTCCGGCCCGACCGGCGTCGGCAAGACCGAGGTGGCGCGCCAGCTGGCGTCGATCCTCGGCATCCCGCTGACCCGCTTCGACATGAGCGAGTACATGGAGCGTCACTCGGTCAGCCGGCTGATCGGCGCGCCTCCGGGCTATGTCGGGTTCGACCAGGGCGGCCTGCTGACCGACGCGGTCGACCAGAACCCGCATGGCGTGCTGCTGCTCGACGAGATCGAGAAGGCGCATCCGGACCTGTTCAACATCCTGTTGCAGGTCATGGATAACGGCAAACTGACCGACCACCACGGCAAGACCGTCGATTTCAGGAACTCGATCCTGATCATGACGACCAATGCCGGGGCCGCCGACATGGCCCGCGAGGGTGTCGGCTTCGGCTCGGTCGAGCGCAGCGGCGAGGACGAGGAGGCGATCAAGCGGATGTTCACTCCCGAGTTCCGCAACCGCCTCGATGCGACCATCGCCTTCGATTACCTGCCGCCGGCTGTCGTCTCGCGCGTCATCGACAAGTTCATCCTCCAGCTGGAGCTGCAGCTGCAGGAGCGCGATGTCCACATCGCTGTCGCCGACGATGCGAAGGCGTGGCTGATCGAGCGTGGCTACGACAGGCTTTACGGCGCGCGTCCGCTCGGCCGCCTGATCCAGGAGAAGATCAAGCAGCCGCTGGCCGAAGAACTGCTGTTCGGCAAGCTGGTCCACGGTGGCGAGGTCCGGGTCCATGCCAAGGACGACGGCCTCGGCTTCGAGATCGTGCCGGGTGTCGCCAAGCTGAAGAAGGGCCGCAAGGTCAAGGGTGTCATCCCGGTCGCACCCGCGGCCGACGATGCTTCCCCCGCCAGCGACGAGCCGCTCGTCGAAGTCTGA